Proteins from one Telopea speciosissima isolate NSW1024214 ecotype Mountain lineage chromosome 1, Tspe_v1, whole genome shotgun sequence genomic window:
- the LOC122652402 gene encoding peroxidase 60-like, translating into MSKVSTRSIGVRAYDADVRTFRPFWHVLKAKWSSEDSPQHFLDQLYLIVLRFYLVARMDTVEVGYYNGKCTNSSANVETIVKNSMTTEFAKDITVVPALIRLQFHDCFVRGCDASILLDGNSTEKNTTSNLTLRGYDVIDDIKSAVESQCGRGIVSCADIIIMATREAVVLGGGQF; encoded by the exons ATGTCGAAGGTCTCGACGAGATCTATAGGAGTTAGAGCCTATGACGCTGATGTACGCACTTTTAGGCCTTTCTGGCATGTTTTGAAGGCGAAATGGTCCTCCGAAGATTCCCCACAGCACTTTCTGGATCAG CTGTACTTGATTGTTCTAAGGTTTTACTTGGTTGCACGTATGGATACTGTTGAA GTGGGTTACTACAATGGAAAATGTACTAACAGCAGTGCAAATGTGGAGACCATCGTAAAAAATTCCATGACCACAGAATTTGCGAAAGACATAACGGTTGTGCCAGCACTCATACGGTTGCAATTCCATGATTGTTTCGTCCGG GGATGTGATGCTTCGATACTATTAGATGGCAATTCAACAGAGAAGAACACAACTTCAAACCTAACTCTGAGAGGTTACGATGTCATTGATGATATAAAATCAGCTGTCGAGAGTCAATGTGGCAGAGGGATTGTCTCTTGTGCTGATATCATTATCATGGCTACTAGAGAAGCTGTTGTCTTG GGTGGAGGACAGTTCTAG
- the LOC122652439 gene encoding uncharacterized protein LOC122652439 — protein sequence MASGDGHAGRAPQFDGTNFTFWKRRMKFYLGSLGYDVWEAVLQEPTATSASSIDPEEGKKYVSNKKALNAITSALSDTKMAKLMTCTSAKQMWDKLISIQDASRRLNFVNAIRSMGETLIEDVVVAKVLRSMLPSFDSKVSALEESKDLDIVTLDEIHGALNAYEMMTGKGKGKAVDKEVAFKAFKRLAIKKKSDEEMSCEDEAKANFVRKLLRSTGKYKGKLPLNCFDCGVIGHFASKCPNRRKKFDEEEDEPKKKKRYQKKEFTSLKYRLKKRSLITKRDSDSSDTDLDEDSDGAYSQDLFMAYQDKGIEKQVTKKEDKFDDDDLLEAELNLEVELMSALDDLDDERRKNKKLTKLLNISNEQIKSLIEKSEEDLKFTIELETKLSLKEVECKVLTEGIYGLRAQMEGQAQEMNEYINTEEELIELRRKVESLKHSCDSTATVNGNAAQPQAPASMVIDQILRVQRPTGVRHGLGYELVGTSRHGQNKEK from the exons ATGGCTTCAGGTGATGGTCATGCCGGCAGGGCACCGCAGTTTGATGGGACAAACTTCACATTTTGGAAGAGAAGGATGAAGTTCTACCTAGGCTCTCTTGGTTATGATGTCTGGGAGGCAGTTTTGCAAGAACCTACAGCTACATCTGCATCATCAATTGATCCAGAAGAGGGGAAGAAATATGTGAGCAACAAAAAGGCATTAAATGCTATTACAAGTGCATTATCTGACACTAAAATGGCAAAGCTGATGACATGCACTTCAGCCAAACAGATGTGGGATAAACTCATTAGCATACAAGATGCCAGCAGAAGGCTAAATT TTGTGAATGCCATCAGAAGTATGGGTGAGACATTGATAGAGGATGTAGTTGTTGCAAAAGTCCTAAGGTCGATGTTACCCAGTTTTGACTCCAAAGTGTCAGCTCTTGAGGAATCAAAGGACCTTGACATTGTGACTCTTGATGAAATTCATGGAGCTCTTAATGCTTATGAGATGATGACAGGCAAAGGCAAGGGTAAAGCAGTGGATAAAGAGGTAGCTTTCAAGGCTTTTAAAAGGCTTGCCATAAAGAAAAAATCTGATGAAGAAATGAGTTGTGAGGATGAAGCTAAAGCAAATTTTGTGAGAAAACTTCTTAGAAGTACAGGGAAGTATAAAGGCAAGCTTCCACTCAATTGCTTTGATTGTGGGGTAATAGGACACTTTGCATCCAAGTGTCCCAATAGGAGAAAGAAATttgatgaggaggaggatgaaccaaagaagaagaaaagatatcaAAAGAAGGAATTTACAAGCTTGAAGTATAGACTCAAGAAAAGGAGTCTTATCACAAAAAGGGATAGTGATAGTTCAGACACTGATTTAGATGAGGACTCAGATGGTGCTTATAGTCAAGATCTCTTCATGGCTTACCAAGACAAAGGAATAGAAAAGCAAGTCacgaagaaagaagataaatttGATGACGATGATCTTCTTGAAGCAGAGCTCAACTTGGAAGTAGAATTGATGTCAGCActtgatgatttggatgatgaaaggagaaagaacaaaaagcTCACCAAACTCCTTAACATCAGTAATGAACAAATCAAGTCATTGATAGAAAAGAGTGAAGAGGACCTTAAATTCACAATTGAGTTAGAAACGAAACTATCCTTGAAAGAAGTTGAATGCAAAGTCTTGACTGAAGGGATATATGGCCTTAGAGCACAAATGGAGGGGCAAGCTCAGGAAATGAATGAATACATTAACACTGAAGAGGAGTTGATAGAGTTGAGAAGGAAAGTAGAGAGTTTGAAGCACTCTTGTGACTCAACAGCTACAGTTAATGGCAATGCAGCACAACCACAAGCTCCAGCTAGTATGGTGATAGATCAGATTCTTAGAGTACAGAGGCCTACAGGTGTTAGACATGGATTGGGTTATGAGTTAGTTGGGACATCTAGACATGGTCAGAACAAAGAGAAGTAA
- the LOC122652412 gene encoding peroxidase 60-like → MDLTLVTTLKATCVLNSTVDNVANLDQNTASAETVDSSYFMQIQKNKGILGIDQEIDLDTPTNVTVAALANNNNLYLSQFGAAMVKMGAVNVLLEPQGQIWLSCRSIN, encoded by the coding sequence ATGGATCTAACTCTAGTTACCACTCTGAAGGCGACATGTGTCCTTAATTCGACAGTTGACAATGTGGCTAATCTTGATCAGAACACTGCAAGTGCAGAAACTGTTGACAGTTCCTACTTCATGCAGATTCAGAAGAACAAAGGAATTCTAGGAATCGACCAAGAGATAGATTTGGATACTCCAACTAATGTTACAGTAGCAGCACTGGCGAATAATAATAATCTGTACCTCTCACAATTTGGTGCTGCCATGGTCAAGATGGGAGCCGTGAATGTCCTTTTAGAACCGCAGGGACAGATTTGGCTATCATGTCgatccattaattaa
- the LOC122652429 gene encoding uncharacterized protein LOC122652429: protein MVRSWLVHSTIASIAHSILWIDSAREVWLDLHERFSQKNVPRIFEIRQAISTDTQGSDSVSAYYTVLKGYCDELTSYRSLPTCSCGAMNKLQELLRIDSLMDFLQGFNESYTAIRSQILLMDPFPTLAKAYSLLLQEERQRSLHTVLPASIEQSAMAVTSTHQKSSRPKPFYHCTYCNMETFRVPLLQEKWLP from the coding sequence ATGGTACGATCGTGGCTGGTACACTCTACTATCGCTTCTATTGCTCACAGCATTCTATGGATAGATTCTGCTCGCGAGGTTTGGCTTGATCTCCATGAACGTTTCTCTCAGAAAAATGTGCCACGCATCTTTGAAATACGGCAAGCCATTTCAACTGACACCCAAGGCAGCGATTCTGTCTCTGCATATTATACTGTTCTCAAAGGGTATTGTGACGAACTTACCTCTTATCGCAGCTTGCCAACATGTTCATGTGGTGCCATGAATAAACTTCAAGAGCTTCTTCGAATTGATTCATTGATGGACTTTCTTCAAGGTTTCAATGAATCATATACTGCCATTCGAAGTCAGATCCTTCTTATGGATCCATTCCCAACCTTAGCAAAGgcctattctcttcttcttcaagaagagCGCCAGCGGTCATTACATACCGTCCTCCCTGCTTCTATTGAACAATCGGCCATGGCTGTCACTTCCACTCACCAAAAATCTTCTCGTCCAAAACCATTTTACCACTGCACCTACTGCAACATGGAGACATTCAGAGTCCCGCTGTTACAAGAAAAATGGTTACCGTGA